GGAAGAGATGGCAGAGATCACAGCCTGCTGGAGCGGAGCTACCGCAGACGCATCGGCAGTCTCCAGCATTCCGCAGAGATTCACCAGGTCGCCTTCCGAAACGACATCCTTCAAAGCCGTATAAGCCGCTTTCTTCACTTCCGGTGAGCCGGACTTGATCAGTTCGAGCACCGTCGTCAGGTTAGCCGTCGCCTTACGCATAGCCAGCAACTCAGCACCGGCAATCTTTCCTGCATCCGTAGCAGACGGAATCACGCGTGCCACAGCCTGGTCGATATCGCCGCCGAAAGCAGCCAGCGCATCCTGTCCCAGCAGGATTATATCTTTATTATCGCTTGTCAGCAAATCGGCCAGCGCCGGGATTGCCTGCTTGTCACCGATCTTCACCAGCGTCCAGGCAGTAGCCTGCTTCACATCGAAATTCGCATCTTTCAGCTGAGCCAGCAGCACCTGCATAGCCGTCAGGTCGAAACGGAGTTCGAGATTCTTAACCACATCGTGTTTAGACGGACATTTGGCTTCGCGGCCGATCCAGTTGGTGATATCCACCTTCACCTCCGGTTTTGCCTTCTGCATCGCCTTCATCACTTCGATATAGACTTCCTTATTAGCAAAATCAGATGCATAATTCAAAGCTGCATTACGATATTCCTTGTTACCGTCTTTCAAAGCAGAAAGCAGTAATTTGGTACTTTTTTCCTTATTCAGCGATAACAATATCTGCAGGGCAGCGTCGCGAGTCTGCGTCTGTCCGGCTTTGGTCGCTTTCTTCAACAGGTCGTTGGCAGCCTTTTCCACTTCCTTCACATCACCCTGTGCAGCCACCCGCTTCAACAACGCGATGTATGCTTCGTTCGCATTCGTCTTCGTCATTGTATATCCGGAAGCCGCCGCTGCATCAGCCAGTTCCTTTATGGAAGCCTTGCTACCCACACGACTTAATGCGTGAAGGACAGCCTTCTGCATATTTTCATCACCCGAACCCAGCAAAGCCTTCAGAAGGTCTTCCGCACCTTCCACCTGTGCTTCACCGATCGCCACGATGATATCTTTTTGTGTCTTCGGAGTGCCCATACGACGCATCAAAGCCGCTTTCAGCGCTTTGCCTGCATTCTCGCTGCCATTCGCAGCCAGCGCACGTGCAGCCGGTCCGCTCAGGCTCTCATCGCTCAGATAAGCCGACAGCGCATCGATACATTCGTCCTGTCCGATGATCTGAAGCTGGCGGATGATGAACGCCTTTGTTTCCCGTTCAGTCACCAGGTCGAGCGCTTTCAGATAGGCATTCGCTGTTGCCAGGCGGGCACTTTCTTCGCCTTTCGCCATCACATAATGCGTCAGGCCGCTCAAGGCGTAATCCACCTGCGCATTGCTTCCCTTTCCGGGAGCGTTTATCATGTTGACCAACATCAGGACACCCTCTTCGCCGGTCCCTTTCAGGTCATTGATCAGTTTATTATATTCAGCCTGTTTCTCAGCAGGCATCTGGGCCAGTACATCTGCCGCAGTTGTTTTAGCTGTACGGTTTGTCGGAGACTGAGCCATCAGTACGCTGCCGAATAATAGCAAGCTGGCAATCGATATATATGCTTTTCTCATTTTATTCTCTTTTATGTAATTCCCTTAATTTTCAATTGTCAATTCTCAATTTTCAATTAACTAAATGTTCCAGGGCGCACGCATCGGCTGATCCAGCAGACGGTTGGCGGCCTCATCGTTCACAAACTCCAGTTTCACAGGATCGAATTCCAGCGTACGGTTCAGACGCAGTGCCACCGCACCCATGTTCACGATCGTAGACGAGCGGAATCCGTTTCGTTCATTCAAGGCAAAAGGCTGGCGTGTCTTTACACATTCGATAAAGTCGGTCACCTGTGGTTCAGGTTCCGGGAAATCTGCCAGTTTCTTTTCCCAATCAGGGATATCACATACAAAATTCTTATATACATTACCGTTCGGACCGGAGATATACGGCGTGTTCGGATCACCGAAGTCGCCACCCCAAAGGACGATCTGACAACCGTCGTCGTAAGTATAGGTAATAGAGCGCCATGTCCCTACGGCATCCGGATGCTGTTGCGGAGCATCCACTTCTACTTTCACAGGGCTGGTGTTATCTTTTCCGAGGAAATACTGTACAGGGTCGATATAATGCTGTCCCATATCACCCAATCCGCCGCCGTCATAGTCCCAGTATCCGCGGAAAGTCTGGTGAACGCGGTGCGCGTTATAAGGTTTATAAGGAGCCGGGCCTAACCACATGTCATAATCCAGTTCGGAAGGAACCGTCTGCGGTTCGAGATATTCTTTGCCCACCCAGTAGAATTTCCAGTCGAAACCGGTATGCTTGCTGATCGTCACCTTCAACGGCCAGCCCAGCAGACCGCTCTGAACCAATTTCTTCAACGGCTTCACCGGCGTGCCCAGTCCGTAGAACGGATCGGCGAAACGGAACCAGGTATTCAGTCGGAACATACGTCCGTTCTGTTTCACCGCTTCCATCACCCGCTTTCCTTCACCGATGGTACGTGTCATCGGCTTTTCGCACCAGATATCTTTTCCGGCTTTAGCAGCTTCGACCGACATGATGCCATGCCAGTGCGGCGGTGTCGCGATGTGTACGATATCTACGTTCGGGTCGAGTATCAGATCACGGAAATCGTGATAAGCAGCAATTTTATCTTTCACCAGTTGTTTGCCCAGTTCAAGATGCTTCTTGTCGACGTCGCAAACGGCCACCAGGCGTGTTCCGGCATAGTCCACATGACCACGTCCCATTCCGCCTGTACCGATAATACCTTTCGTCAACTGGTCGCTCGGAGCGATAAATCCATTCCCTAGCACGTGGCGCGGCACAATCGTAAAGGCCGCAATTCCTCCAAGGGTTTTAAGGAAGTCCCTTCTGTTTGTTCTCATAGTACAAATTAATGTATAATATTGATTAGCAATTGTAATTTTTTCCGTATTAAAAAAGACGATAGAAAGCAAAATGTCCCTCTAACGTCTCACAAAGATATTATTTATCCAATAACTCTTGCAAATATTTACGAGTTTTTATGACATAATCATGCTGTGAACCGTTCAGTTCGCATTCGATAGTGACCGCTCCCTGAAAACCCTGTTTCTTCAATTCGGCGATGACTGCCGAAAAATTAACCTCTCCGGTCGGGATCGGCACTTCCGCCCCCAGTTCATAAGGGTTGTTGGGGTCCGGATATTTCCCGTCTTTGGCATGAAACTCCTTGATAAGGGGACCAAACAGCTTCACGGCATCCAGGGAGTTAGACTTTCCGTACATCAGCAGGTTAGCCAGGTCACAATTAATGAAGACATTCCCGGTTCCTATATCCTTTATCGCACGGATCAAGGTGGTCGGCGTCTCCTGCCCTGTTTCAAAATAGATCAGGACATTGCGTTCTTTCGCATAATTCGCCAGGTCCTGCATGACCTTGATAAAATCTTTATATTGTTCAGAAGAGGGATCTTCCGGGATAAATCCGAAATGGGAATGCATCGCCGGGATATCCGCCATTGCACAGAAATCAATCATTTCATGGTATACTCTGATCTTTTCAGCCCGTTCTTCGGTAGGCACCAGCCCGATCGTTGCCGGTCCTTTCCGGAAGTTCCACGTACTTTTGCTACCCGGTACACCGACCAAGGTTGTCACTTTGATATCATACTTCTTCGAAGCTTCTTTCACCTTTTCGGCAAAATCTTTCGTCAGCGTATTTTTCCGGTAATTGATCTCGCACGAACCGAATCCCTGCTCATGCAAGTCTTTGAAACTTTTATCGATATCAGTCAGGTCATACTGGATGACACCGATCGTGATTTTATCAGCGGCGTGTGCCGTTGTAAGGGCAAA
This is a stretch of genomic DNA from Parabacteroides chongii. It encodes these proteins:
- a CDS encoding Gfo/Idh/MocA family oxidoreductase; this translates as MRTNRRDFLKTLGGIAAFTIVPRHVLGNGFIAPSDQLTKGIIGTGGMGRGHVDYAGTRLVAVCDVDKKHLELGKQLVKDKIAAYHDFRDLILDPNVDIVHIATPPHWHGIMSVEAAKAGKDIWCEKPMTRTIGEGKRVMEAVKQNGRMFRLNTWFRFADPFYGLGTPVKPLKKLVQSGLLGWPLKVTISKHTGFDWKFYWVGKEYLEPQTVPSELDYDMWLGPAPYKPYNAHRVHQTFRGYWDYDGGGLGDMGQHYIDPVQYFLGKDNTSPVKVEVDAPQQHPDAVGTWRSITYTYDDGCQIVLWGGDFGDPNTPYISGPNGNVYKNFVCDIPDWEKKLADFPEPEPQVTDFIECVKTRQPFALNERNGFRSSTIVNMGAVALRLNRTLEFDPVKLEFVNDEAANRLLDQPMRAPWNI
- a CDS encoding sugar phosphate isomerase/epimerase family protein; translation: MKVKHCLVAAALLFALTTAHAADKITIGVIQYDLTDIDKSFKDLHEQGFGSCEINYRKNTLTKDFAEKVKEASKKYDIKVTTLVGVPGSKSTWNFRKGPATIGLVPTEERAEKIRVYHEMIDFCAMADIPAMHSHFGFIPEDPSSEQYKDFIKVMQDLANYAKERNVLIYFETGQETPTTLIRAIKDIGTGNVFINCDLANLLMYGKSNSLDAVKLFGPLIKEFHAKDGKYPDPNNPYELGAEVPIPTGEVNFSAVIAELKKQGFQGAVTIECELNGSQHDYVIKTRKYLQELLDK